One genomic window of Nakamurella panacisegetis includes the following:
- a CDS encoding IS3 family transposase (programmed frameshift), which produces MGSEVSPGKPTTRRYSPAEKEQAVRLVRQLRSELGTDQGTVHRVARQLGYGAESVRSWVRQADIDDGRKPGVSTSEASRIAELEQENRELKRANEILKRAAKFLRGGARPPTQEVVAFIDANRAEFGVEPIITTLASAEVTIAPSSYYAVKTRPPSARQQRDEQLIPQLRALWQGNYRVYGARKLWKAARRAGHDIGRDQVARLMRAAGIQGVRRGRQIRTTRPDPAAPRHPDLVKRNFTAKEPNQLWVTDLTYVPTWSGVAYVCFIVDVYSRMIVGWRVAGHMRTEMVLDAIEMARWSRGTRIDGLRCHSDAGSQFTSIRYGERLAEIGATPSIGTVGDSFDNALAETVNGYYKAELIYGPGRPGPWRTVEDVELATLGWVHWHNTARLHGYLGDLPPAEYEATFYATKRTDQPLAGIQ; this is translated from the exons ATGGGATCTGAGGTTTCACCGGGCAAGCCGACCACCCGTCGGTATTCGCCTGCGGAGAAGGAGCAGGCGGTCCGGCTGGTCCGGCAGTTGCGCTCCGAACTGGGCACCGATCAAGGGACCGTGCACCGGGTCGCGCGGCAGCTCGGTTACGGCGCTGAGTCGGTGCGGTCCTGGGTGCGGCAGGCCGACATCGACGACGGACGCAAGCCGGGAGTGTCGACCAGCGAGGCGAGCCGGATCGCCGAGCTGGAGCAGGAGAACCGAGAATTGAAGCGCGCCAACGAGATTCTGAAGCGGGCAGCCA AGTTTCTTCGGGGCGGAGCTCGACCGCCAACACAAGAAGTAGTCGCGTTCATCGACGCCAACCGCGCCGAGTTCGGAGTCGAGCCGATCATCACCACGCTGGCCAGCGCCGAGGTGACGATCGCTCCGAGCAGCTACTACGCCGTCAAGACCCGGCCGCCCTCAGCGCGCCAACAGCGGGACGAGCAGCTGATCCCGCAGCTGCGCGCCCTGTGGCAGGGCAACTATCGGGTCTACGGCGCTCGGAAACTGTGGAAGGCCGCCCGTCGGGCCGGGCACGATATCGGTCGGGACCAGGTTGCCCGGCTGATGCGCGCAGCCGGGATCCAGGGTGTCCGCCGCGGCCGGCAGATCCGCACGACCCGCCCGGACCCGGCGGCGCCGCGGCACCCGGACCTGGTGAAACGGAACTTCACCGCGAAGGAACCGAACCAGCTGTGGGTGACCGACCTGACGTATGTCCCGACGTGGTCCGGCGTCGCCTACGTGTGTTTCATCGTCGATGTGTATTCGCGGATGATCGTGGGGTGGCGGGTCGCGGGCCATATGCGGACCGAGATGGTCCTGGATGCGATCGAGATGGCCCGGTGGAGCCGCGGCACCCGGATCGACGGGTTGCGCTGTCACAGCGACGCCGGCAGTCAATTTACATCCATCCGGTACGGCGAGCGGCTGGCCGAGATCGGTGCCACCCCGTCGATCGGGACTGTCGGGGACTCGTTCGACAATGCGTTGGCCGAGACCGTGAACGGTTACTACAAGGCCGAGTTGATCTACGGACCCGGACGACCCGGACCGTGGCGGACCGTCGAAGATGTCGAGTTGGCGACCCTGGGTTGGGTGCACTGGCACAACACGGCCCGGCTGCACGGCTACCTCGGCGATCTACCACCAGCAGAGTACGAAGCCACGTTCTACGCTACGAAACGGACCGACCAACCCCTGGCCGGAATCCAATAG
- a CDS encoding nuclease-related domain-containing protein: MLSGVGLGAGGTAAVLLFVHGSFARGMVVGAAFVLVFGGLAVLVMQLTGTAPLGMGAQAEVWTASELRPLRRHGWRMANHLLLRFGDIDHLLVGRHGVLVIETKWSADTWSLDSDRVGKALQQVKRNAHDIRIWRPELRHGSPEVVRPVLFLWGGTRSDVPKPDHVETINGVDVIYGLTAARQWREALIQRSGTPELSDEQVTAVWDAVTTNAHHLDQREQRETAPPSVASIFMLGLGTVFAAILSVLACLYSMEAITPGWARVILFAAFTAVGLLARRWTPTRTIALGWLTGTGFTAVLALAALLTGRA; the protein is encoded by the coding sequence ATGTTGAGCGGGGTCGGGCTCGGTGCGGGCGGCACCGCTGCGGTTCTGCTCTTCGTCCATGGATCGTTCGCGCGGGGCATGGTTGTTGGTGCGGCCTTCGTGCTGGTGTTCGGCGGGCTCGCCGTCTTGGTCATGCAGTTGACCGGGACCGCGCCGCTCGGGATGGGTGCCCAGGCCGAGGTCTGGACGGCCAGCGAACTTCGTCCGCTGCGCCGGCATGGCTGGCGAATGGCCAATCATCTCTTGCTTCGGTTCGGCGACATCGACCACCTGCTCGTCGGCCGGCACGGGGTCCTCGTCATCGAGACGAAATGGAGTGCCGACACATGGAGCCTGGACAGCGACCGCGTCGGCAAGGCTCTCCAGCAGGTGAAACGCAACGCCCACGACATCCGGATCTGGAGACCAGAGCTACGGCACGGTTCACCCGAGGTTGTCCGGCCGGTGCTGTTCCTGTGGGGCGGTACCCGATCTGACGTTCCCAAGCCTGATCACGTGGAGACCATCAACGGTGTTGATGTCATCTACGGACTCACCGCGGCGCGTCAATGGCGTGAAGCACTGATCCAGCGCAGCGGAACGCCCGAGCTGTCCGATGAGCAGGTCACGGCAGTCTGGGACGCGGTGACGACCAACGCCCACCACTTGGATCAGCGCGAACAGCGGGAAACCGCACCGCCGTCCGTCGCCAGCATCTTCATGCTCGGACTGGGCACCGTCTTCGCCGCGATCCTGTCCGTACTTGCCTGCCTGTACTCGATGGAAGCCATCACGCCCGGATGGGCCCGGGTCATCCTGTTCGCGGCCTTCACAGCCGTCGGTCTCCTGGCACGACGCTGGACACCCACCCGGACGATCGCACTCGGCTGGCTCACCGGCACCGGATTCACCGCCGTGTTGGCACTCGCAGCGCTACTGACCGGGCGAGCATGA
- a CDS encoding nucleoid-associated protein, whose protein sequence is MHQIPNGRRTEDDADPIEYSEAPIELDAADRAFIQQRLRATLGGRARPVIEDVGLASPSPALIKGLATLTGNLVKDSAQLASMLFAQQKAVSPGGLVMTVIGAVDTGPCVAIAKMEHQEGMRVQPVNTATGLRTYKAEHLRDLILSEGTRVFKVGVFPASSANAGSLLGGVVVDDQQVHGGVAQYFIEFLGCKFVQRADVLTETFLKATQKFIRVVTKDDPEANAEYEIAVIAELQGNSDRVMPTSFAANHLRPEHQDEYMAAIEAAGLPAQSFEKDTTLISSQIRRIRISTARGADALVPPDMYQDGSVQVSETETGGQSTITITDRITKMSGAGGKVKAD, encoded by the coding sequence ATGCATCAGATTCCTAACGGTCGCAGGACAGAGGACGACGCTGATCCAATCGAGTACAGCGAGGCGCCTATCGAGCTTGACGCCGCGGACCGCGCGTTCATCCAGCAGCGCCTGCGTGCCACTTTGGGAGGTCGCGCTCGACCGGTCATTGAGGATGTGGGTCTCGCGTCTCCATCTCCCGCCTTGATTAAGGGTCTTGCTACCCTGACGGGAAACCTCGTCAAAGACTCCGCTCAGCTGGCGTCGATGCTGTTCGCTCAGCAGAAGGCGGTTAGTCCGGGTGGTCTTGTTATGACGGTCATCGGTGCGGTGGACACCGGTCCTTGCGTTGCTATCGCGAAGATGGAGCATCAAGAGGGCATGCGCGTCCAGCCGGTAAACACGGCGACTGGGCTGCGCACTTATAAGGCCGAGCACTTGCGGGACTTGATCTTGAGCGAAGGGACCCGAGTTTTCAAGGTTGGAGTATTCCCAGCCAGTTCTGCAAATGCTGGATCTCTGCTGGGCGGGGTAGTAGTTGACGACCAACAAGTTCATGGTGGAGTCGCCCAGTATTTCATAGAGTTTTTAGGTTGTAAGTTCGTGCAGCGAGCAGACGTCTTGACCGAAACCTTTCTCAAGGCCACTCAAAAATTCATCCGCGTTGTGACTAAAGACGACCCCGAGGCCAACGCGGAGTACGAGATTGCGGTGATTGCGGAGCTTCAGGGCAATAGCGACCGGGTCATGCCGACCTCGTTCGCAGCCAACCATCTTCGACCTGAGCACCAAGACGAGTATATGGCAGCTATTGAGGCCGCCGGCCTGCCTGCTCAGAGTTTCGAGAAGGACACGACCCTAATCAGTAGTCAGATTCGGCGGATACGGATCTCGACGGCTCGAGGAGCAGATGCTTTGGTACCACCAGACATGTATCAAGATGGATCCGTACAAGTCAGCGAAACCGAGACCGGCGGGCAATCCACTATTACGATAACTGACCGGATAACTAAGATGTCAGGGGCTGGCGGAAAAGTCAAGGCCGACTAA
- a CDS encoding IS3 family transposase: MACRAVGLNRSTYQRRPIAQTPADPDADLRAWLRRYATQHPLHGFRRAWAALRHDEGRQVNKKKVHRLWMDEGLQVRIYHPRKRVGINSVPQIAADAPKVVWAIDFQYDSTVDGKAIKIASMIDEHTRQSMLHIVERSITADRLVTHLQQAFDECGGPPQVLRMDNGPEFISDALQDFCRNMVGLIYIPPGTPWNNGHIESFNNRLRRECLNRNHWTNLREARVVIGDFKEDHNHRHRHSALGYLTPAEYGAQCTHTHQPVGCEIEPSTPRL; the protein is encoded by the coding sequence TTGGCGTGCAGAGCTGTTGGGCTCAACCGGTCCACCTACCAGCGCCGCCCGATCGCACAAACCCCCGCGGACCCGGACGCTGACCTGCGGGCCTGGCTGCGCCGCTACGCCACCCAGCACCCGCTGCACGGGTTCCGGCGAGCCTGGGCTGCGTTGCGGCACGACGAGGGCCGGCAGGTGAACAAGAAAAAGGTCCACCGCCTCTGGATGGACGAAGGACTGCAGGTCAGGATCTACCACCCCCGCAAACGCGTCGGCATCAACAGCGTCCCGCAGATCGCGGCGGACGCGCCGAAGGTGGTGTGGGCCATCGACTTCCAATACGACTCGACCGTCGACGGGAAGGCCATCAAGATCGCGTCGATGATCGACGAACACACCCGGCAGTCGATGCTGCACATCGTCGAGCGGTCGATCACCGCCGACCGCCTGGTCACACACCTGCAGCAGGCGTTCGACGAGTGCGGCGGCCCACCCCAGGTGCTGCGCATGGACAACGGCCCCGAGTTCATCTCCGATGCACTGCAGGACTTTTGCCGCAACATGGTCGGCCTGATCTACATCCCGCCCGGCACGCCCTGGAACAACGGGCACATCGAATCATTCAACAACCGACTCCGAAGGGAATGCCTGAACCGCAACCACTGGACGAACCTCCGAGAAGCCCGAGTGGTCATCGGCGACTTCAAGGAAGACCACAACCATCGGCACCGCCACTCGGCGCTGGGCTACCTCACACCCGCCGAGTACGGTGCCCAGTGCACCCACACCCACCAACCGGTGGGCTGTGAGATCGAACCATCAACCCCAAGGCTCTAG